In Zea mays cultivar B73 chromosome 7, Zm-B73-REFERENCE-NAM-5.0, whole genome shotgun sequence, the following proteins share a genomic window:
- the LOC103632819 gene encoding trimethyltridecatetraene synthase-like yields the protein MELPTWASFLGVVLATVMLLKAILGRRSRRVYNLPPGPKPWPIIGNLDLVGALPHRSIHELSRKYGPLMQLRFGSFPVVVGSSVDMAKFFLKTHDVVFTDRPKTAAGKYTTYNYRDITWSPYGAYWRQARKMCLTELFSAKRLESYEYIRAAEVRVLLRDLHSASGSGRAVMLKDYLSTVSLNVITRMVLGKKYLDREEAAAGAVTTPEEFKWMLDELFLLNGVLNIGDSIPWLDWMDLQGYIKRMKKLSKMFDRFLEHVVEEHHQRRLSEGKGFVAKDMVDVLLQIADDPTLEVELDRESVKAFTQDLIAGGTESSAVTVEWAISELLKKPEVIAKATEELDRVIGRGRWVTEKDIPSLPYVDAIVKETMRLHPVAPMLVPRLSREDTAVAGYDIPAGTRVLVSVWSIGRDPALWDAPEEFMPERFLGSRLDVKGQDYELLPFGSGRRMCPGYSLGLKVIQVSLANLLHGFAWSLPDGVTMEELSMEEIFGLSTPRKFPLEAVVQPKLPAHLYAEP from the exons ATGGAGCTTCCAACATGGGCGTCCTTCCTCGGCGTGGTGCTCGCCACCGTGATGCTTCTGAAGGCCATCCTCGGCCGCCGCAGCCGCCGCGTGTACAACCTCCCGCCGGGTCCCAAGCCGTGGCCGATCATCGGCAACCTCGATCTTGTGGGCGCGCTCCCGCACCGCTCCATCCACGAGTTGTCCAGGAAGTACGGCCCGCTGATGCAGCTCCGGTTCGGGTCGTTCCCCGTGGTGGTCGGCTCGTCGGTGGACATGGCCAAGTTCTTCCTCAAGACCCACGACGTGGTGTTCACGGACCGGCCAAAGACGGCCGCCGGCAAGTACACCACCTACAACTACCGCGACATCACCTGGTCCCCCTACGGCGCGTACTGGCGGCAGGCGCGCAAGATGTGCCTCACCGAGCTCTTCAGCGCCAAGCGGCTCGAGTCGTACGAGTACATCCGCGCCGCCGAGGTGCGCGTGCTGCTGCGCGACCTGCACTCCGCGTCCGGCTCCGGCCGCGCCGTCATGCTCAAGGACTACCTGTCCACGGTGAGCCTGAACGTGATCACGCGCATGGTGCTCGGCAAGAAGTACCTGGACAGGGAGGAGGCGGCCGCCGGGGCCGTGACCACCCCCGAGGAGTTCAAGTGGATGCTCGACGAGCTGTTCCTGCTCAACGGCGTGCTCAACATCGGCGACTCCATCCCCTGGCTCGACTGGATGGACCTGCAGGGGTACATCAAGAGGATGAAGAAGCTCAGCAAGATGTTCGACCGGTTCCTGGAGCACGTCGTCGAGGAGCACCACCAGCGGCGGCTGAGCGAGGGCAAGGGCTTCGTCGCCAAGGACATGGTCGACGTGCTGCTGCAGATCGCCGACGACCCTACACTTGAGGTTGAGCTGGACAGGGAAAGCGTCAAGGCTTTTACTCAG GACCTCATCGCCGGTGGCACGGAGAGCTCGGCGGTCACAGTGGAGTGGGCCATCTCGGAGCTCCTGAAGAAGCCCGAGGTGATcgctaaggcgacggaggagctgGACCGCGTCATCGGCCGCGGCCGCTGGGTGACAGAGAAGGACATCCCCAGCCTCCCCTACGTGGACGCAATCGTCAAGGAGACGATGCGCCTGCACCCGGTGGCACCCATGCTGGTTCCCCGCCTGTCGCGCGAGGACACGGCCGTGGCCGGCTACGACATCCCGGCCGGCACGCGCGTGCTCGTCAGCGTCTGGTCCATCGGGCGCGACCCCGCGCTGTGGGACGCGCCGGAGGAGTTCATGCCGGAGCGGTTCCTTGGCAGCAGGCTGGACGTGAAGGGGCAGGACTACGAGCTGCTGCCGTTCGGGTCCGGGCGGCGGATGTGCCCTGGGTACAGCCTCGGCCTCAAGGTCATCCAGGTGAGCCTCGCTAACCTGCTGCACGGCTTCGCGTGGAGCCTCCCCGACGGCGTGACCATGGAGGAGCTCAGCATGGAGGAGATCTTTGGCCTGTCCACGCCGCGCAAGTTCCCGCTCGAGGCCGTCGTTCAGCCCAAGCTGCCGGCGCACCTCTACGCCGAGCCTTGA